From the Kribbella sp. CA-293567 genome, the window GATCGACTGGAGCACCGGCACCGCCCGCTATCCCACCCAGGCCCAGCTGGCCCGCTTCGCCACCAATTCCGGCGCGATGCTGAACGCCCACCCGGCGGTCGAGCGCTACGCCTGGTTCGCGCTGCCCACCGACCGCTCCGGCACCGGCCTCTACCACGGCGCCACCCCGAACGAGGTGGGCCGCGCCTACCGCGCGATCGGCTGACCCCGGCGACAGGGTTTGATGCGATGCAACTTCGGCTCCTCTGCTTTCCGTACTAAGGGGGACAGAGGAGAGTGGAGGGCACGATGCCGGATCGGGATCGGGACTACGTCGAGTTCGTCGAAGCGTCCAGTACGACGCTGCGGCGGACCGCCTACCTGGTCTGTGGCGACTGGCATCGCGCCGACGACGTCGTCCAGGACGCGCTGTACAAGCTGTACCTGTCCTGGTCGAAGGTGGATCGCAGCGGGAACCCGCTCGCGTACGCCCGCCGCGTCGTCGTCAACGCGGCCCTGGACATCGGTCGGCGCCCCTGGCGCCGGGAAGTGCCGACCGACCGGCTGCTCGAGCGACCCCGGACCGACGACCCCGCCGGTGCGCAGGCCGACCGCGACGAGGTCCTCTCGGCCCTGGCCGGGCTGGGCCCGAGACAGCGGGCCTGCGTCGTACTCCGGTACTACGAGGATCTCTCGATCGAGCAGACCGCCGAGATCCTGGACTGCTCGCCGGGCACGGTGAAGAGCCAGACCGCTCGCGGACTCGAGACTCTCCGGCACGCCATCAACCGGACCCGCGCGGTCGGGCCGGTCTCGTGAAGGGGACGGACATGCAGGACGACCAGGAGATCGGCGCCGAACTCCACCGCTTGGCGGCGGCCGACCCACTGACCACGATCGACGCGGCCGGCCTGCTGGAGCGTGGCCGGCGGGGCCGTCGCCGGCGCCGAGTGCTCTCCGTCACCGGGGTGACAGCGGGCGTGGCCGCGATCGCGCTCGGCGCCGGGCTGTTGCCGGGCGCCGGTCTCGGGGCGACCGGCCGCAAGCCGGAGGTCGCGTCGTCCACCAGCGCCGAAGCGTTGTTCACCCCGCTGCCCGGTGTGCCGCGGGGTGAGGGCGCCTTGGGGAAGGTGACCGAGAAGGAGGCCCTCCGCCGCTGCGCCATTCGGTACGGCGTGCAACGGCTGGCGAAGTTCCATCCCGAGGTTTATCGCTCGACCATGACGATCTCGGGGGTGTTCAGCGGCCCGCCCGGTGCGAGGAAGATGACTCCTGGCTGCCTGGTCCCGGGAGACTCACGGCCGTCGGCGGCGGCGATCGCGAAGGTGAAGGCCGACCCGCTGCCGCGCTCCACCGACGGCCAGCTGCTGGCCTGCTCGGTCCAGCTGTGGCACGACCTGACGAAGTGGCGTGTAGTCGCCACCGCTTCGATCGACAGCACCGCGGTGAAACTGCTGATCGTCTCGCCGTCCGGCCGGAGTGCCGCCGACTGTGAGCTTTCAACGTCCCGAAGCAGAGTTTTCGGCAGCGGATCGTCAGCGAAGATCTTCACCACCGAGCACCCGAACGCGAACTCGCTGGGAAACATCGTCTCGTTCGGCAGCGGCACCAGATGCCCGTCCGCGCCGTGCGCCGGCTGGGTCGCCGTCAACGCCGGCCGGATCGATCCCAAGATGACCCGGGTGCTGATCACGGCCGTCAACGGCCGGACCCACGAGCTCACCATCACCAACGGCTGGTTCAGCATCCTCTGGGCGAACGGCGACCTCCAGGCCCGGATGGACGCGCGGGTGACCGGCTTCGACGCGGCCGGGAACATCGTCAAGACCGTCAAGGTCCGCCGCTGAAACAGTGTGCTAGCTGCTAGGACGCTGTTTCAAGCGGTAGTTTCCCCTTGACCCGACCTCCGTACGTGGGTAACTTTCGCGTGCGGGGGCACGGTTGTAATTCAATTACCTTGAGGGGTCGGTCATGTCCGCCTTGCGCCGTTTTGCCGTAGCCAGCCTTGGTCTGGCGACCATCGCCACACTGACGCCGGGGGTCGCCGTCAGCGCGGCGCCGCCCGAGCCGCAGCCGGCCGGCTTCACCAACCTGCAGCAGGCCACCAAGGCGCTGCAGCAGATGACGCTCGAAGACAAGATCGGGCAGCTGTTCGTGCTGTTCGCCTACGGGCCGGACGCCACCAAGCCGGACGCCCGCAACACCGCCCTGTACGGCGTCGCGACACCCGCCGAGGTGATCGCGAAGTACAAGCCGGGTGGCTGGATCTACTTCAACGCACGGGACAACGTGCAGAACCCGACCCAGCTGGCGACGTACTCCAACCAGTTGCAGCAGGCGGCCCTCAAGACGGGCCTGCGGCTGCCGCTGACGATCGCCACCGACCAGGAGCAGGGCGTCGTGGTCCGGGTCGGGCCGCCCGCCACCCAGTTCGGCGGCAACATGGCGCACGGCGCCGCCCGTGACACCAAGGACGCCCGGACCGCGGCGGGTATCACCGGACGCGAGCTGAAGGCGATGGGCATCCGGCAGGACTACGCCCCGGTCGCCGACGTCAACGTCAACGCCCTCAACCCGGTGATCGGCGTGCGCTCGTTCTCCAGCGATCCGAAGCTGGTCTCGGACCTGACGGTCGCGCAGACCAAGGGCTACCAGCAGGACGCCGGCATCACCGCGACGGCGAAGCACTTCCCGGGCCACGGTGACACCGCGACCGACAGCCACACCGGCCTGCCGGTGATCAACCACACCCTGCAGGAGTGGAACACGATCGACGCGCCGCCGTTCAAGGCCGCGATCAAGGCCGGGATCGACTCGATCATGACCGCCCACATCGTGGTCCCGTCGCTCGACCCGTCCGGTGACCCGGCCACGCTGAGCAAGCCGATCCTGACCGGCGTCCTGCGCAACCAGCTCGGCTTCAAGGGCCTGATCATCACCGACGCGCTGGAGATGGCCGCGGTCCGGGCGAAGTACGGCGACGCCGAGGTGGCGGTCCGCGCGATCGAGGCCGGGGCCGACCAGCTGCTCCTGCCGCCGGCGCCGGACGCGCAGTTCAAGGCGGTCGTCGACGCGGTGAAGTCGGGCCGGATCAGCGAGCGCCAGATCAACGAGAGCGTGCTGCGGGTGCTGGTGATGAAGCTCAAGAACGGCGGGCTGTTCCAGCCCTTCGTCGACCCGGCCAAGGTCGTCCGGACAGTCGGTACGCCGGGCCACCTGGCGACCGCGCAGCAGATCGTCGACAAGAGCATCACGCTGGTCAAGAACAGCACCAACACGCTGCCGCTCAGCAACCAGGCCCGCAACGTCCTCGTCACCGGCTGGGGCGTCGCCACCACCCAGTCGCTGGCCACCAGCCTGACCAAGCGGGGGGCGACCACGACGGTCGCGCAGACCGGCGCGGCACCGACCGATGCGGCGATCGCCGACGCGGTCGCGAAGGCGCAGGCCAACGACGTCACCGTCGTGCTGACCCAGAAGGCCTGGGACACCACCGTCACCGACAAGCTGGCCAAGCAGCAGAAGCTGGTCAAGGACCTGCTGGCCACCGGCAAGACCGTGATCGTGGTCGCCGTCCGCGACCCGTACGACATCGCGTACTTCGACCAGGCACCGACCTACGTGGCGACCTACGGCTACCAGGCGGTCTCGATGGAGTCGCTGGCCAAGGTCCTGTACGGCGAGATCGCGCCGGCCGGCAAGCTCCCGGTCGACATCCCGGTCGCGGGCGCCCCCGCCACGCCGCTCTACAAGTTCGGCCACGGGCTGTCCTGGTGAGCCGTCCGACTCGGCGTACCGTCCTGGGTCTCGCCGCAGCGGCTGTTGCCGGTGCGGCGGGGCTCCGGCCGGAGTTCGCGGCGGCCTCGAACCCGGGCCGCGCGCACGGGTGGGCCACCGCCACGATGGCGCGGATGACGCTGGAGGAGAAGGTCGGCCAGCTGTTCGTCACCTACGCGTACGGCGCCACGGCAACCACCGCGGACCAGCGCAACGTCACCGCGTACGGCGTAGCGACGCCGGCCGAGGTGGTCGCGAAGTACAAGCTCGGTGGCGTCATCTACTTCGCCTGGACCGACTCGGTGGCCAACCCGCCGCAGATCGCGGCACTGTCCAACGGGCTGCAGCAGACCTCGCTCGGCGTCGGCGGCAAGGTCTCGGTGCCACTGCTGATCAGTACCGACCAGGAGCACGGCGTCGTGTTCAGGGTCGGTCCGCCGGCCACTCAGTTCGCGGGCGCGATGGCACTCGGCGCCGGCCGTAGTACGGCGGACGCCCGGGAGGCCGGGGGAATCGCCGGCGCGGAGCTCCGCGCCGTCGGGGTGAACCAGGACTACGCGCCGGTCGCCGACGTGAACATGAACGCGCTGAACCCGGTGATCGGGGTGCGGTCCTTCTCGTCCGATCCGGACCTGGTCGCCCGCCTGACGGCCGCTCAGGTCAAGGGATACCAGGCCGACGGCGGCATCGCCTCCTGCGCCAAGCACTTCCCCGGCCACGGCGACACCGCGACCGACAGCCACACCGGCATTCCGACCATCGACCACACCCGGGAGGAGTGGGAGCGGCTCGACGCACCGCCGTTCCGGGCCGCGATCGCCGCCGGGATCGACTCGATCATGACCGCGCACATCGTGGTTCCGTCGCTCGATCCGTCCGGTGACCCGGCCACGCTGAGCAAGCCGATCATGACCGGCATCCTGCGCGAGGAGCTCGGGTACGACGGGGTCGTGGTGACCGACTCGCTCGGCATGGCGGGCGTCCGGCAGAAGTACGGCGACGCCGAGGTGCCCGTGCTCGCCCTCGAGGCGGGGGTCGACCAACTCCTGATGCCGCCGCTGATGGACGTTGCTTACAACGCTGTACTGGACGCGGTCCGGTCCGGCCGGATCACCCGGAAGCGACTCGACCGGAGCGTGTACCGCGTACTGCGGCTGAAGCATCTCAACGGCCTGGTGGACCAGCCGATGGTCGACGTCGAGGCGGTGCGGTCAGTAGTCGGTACGCCGGAGCACTACGCCGCCGCGCAGCGCATCTCGGACCGCTCGACAACGCTGGTGAAGAACGCGGCCGGCCTGCTCCCGTTGAGCAAGGCGGCTCGCACGGTTCTGGTGACGGGGTACGGCGTCGCCGGCACCCAGACCCTGGCGAACCGGCTGACCGCACGGGGAGCGACGACGACGGTCCGGCAGACCGGAGCAACACCGACCGACGCCGCCATCACCGCCGCGGTGGCGGCGGCCCGGACGCACGACCTCACCATCGTCTTGACCATGAAGGCCTGGGACACCCTCGTCACCGACAAGCAGGCCAAGCAGCAGCAACTGGTGAGGCAACTGCTCGCGACCGGCAAGCCGGTGGTCGTGGTCGCCGTCCGAGACCCGTACGACATCGCCTACTTCCCGGCGGCGCCGACCTACCTGGCGACGTACTCGTACGCCGACGTCTCGATGGAGTCGCTGGCCAAGGTCCTGTACGGCGAGATCGCGCCGGCCGGCAAGTTGCCGGTCGGCATCCCGGTCGCGGGTGACCCGTCGGCCACCCTTTATCCCTTCGGCCACGGACTGACCTGGTGAGGAAGCTCGCGCTCCTCACCGCGGCGTCGGTTCCGGCCTACCCTGCCCTTGGATCGGAGATCCACTCATGACCGTTGGACGTCGTAGTTTCCTGGCCGGCGCGGGCGCCGTCGGCGCCGCACCACTGCTCGCGGGTACCACGGCCCAGGCCGCGGCCGACCCGGCGAAGAAGAGGAAGGTGAAGACCGGCGCCCAGGTGCTGGCGGACTCCGGCTGGAAGGCGCTGGCCGGCCAGAAGGTCGGGGTGTTCAGCAATCCGACCGGCATCCTCGACGACCTGAGCCACATCGTCGACACCATGCACGCGTCCGGCAAGGTCAACGTGGTCGCGGTGTTCGGGCCCGAGCACGGGTTCCGCGGCAGCGCGCAGGCCGGCGGTTCCGAGAACGACCACGTCGACCCGCGGACCGGGATCATGGTCTACGACGCGTACGGCGCCAACGCGGCCAAGCTCGCGACGCTGTACCAGAAGTCCGGCGTGGAGACCGTCGTGTTCGACATCCAGGACGTCGGCGCGCGGTTCTACACCTACATCTGGTCGATGTACGAGGCGATGGTGGCCGCTGCCACCACGGGCAAGAAGTTCGTCGTACTGGACCGGCCGAACCCGGTCGGCGGGTCCGCCCGCGGCCCGATGCTCAAGCCTGGCTACACCTCGGGCGTGGGCAAGGAGGAGATCGTCCAGCAGCACGGCATGACGGTCGGCGAGCTGGCCCGGCTCTTCAACGCCGAGTACCTCGCTCTCGACACCGGTGGCCCCGTCGTCCAGGACCTGAAGGTGATCCAGGTGGAGGGCTGGAAGCGGGACCAGCTGTTCGCCGAGACCGGGCTGCCCTGGGTGATGCCGAGCCCGAACATGCCGACGCCGGACACCGCCCTGCTCTACCCGGGCACGTGCCTGTTCGAGGCGACCAACTTCTCCGAGGGCCGCGGCACCACCCGGCCGTTCGAGCTGATCGGCGCGCCGTACATCGACTACCGCTGGGCCGAGGCGCTGCGGACCAAGAACGTTCCTGGAATCGAGTTCCGCGAGGCGTACTTCACGCCGTTCATCAGCAAGAACGCCAACGTGCTCTGCGGCGGCGTCCAGCTGCACATCACCGACCCGCACCGGGTCGATCCGATCCTGGCGGCGACCCACATGATGATCGAGGCCAAGCGGCTCTACCCGCAGTTCGCCTGGCGGGCCGAGAACCCACCCGGCCGATGGATCGACCTGCTGACCGGATCGGACCGGTTCCGCACGATGTTCGCCGCCGGCGCGCCGGCCGAGGAGATCGTCGCCGCCTGGCAGCCGGAGACCCGGGCCTGGAACCGCCGCCGGGCGCAGTACCTGCTCTACAAGGGGGCGCACCGATGAGGCGCGCGGTCGCGGTCGGTGCGGTCGCTACCCTGATCCTCACCATGGCTACCCCTGCAGTTGCTGAGAGCAACAAATTCTCCGGGCGCTTCGACCGTCCGTACGACGGCTACGCGCCGAAGTCGACGATGCTGCGGGCCTCGACCCCGGCCAAGGCGGGTCTCGATCCCGCGCCGATCGACGCCGCGCTCGCCCAGGTCGAGGGCTGGACCCGGCCGGCCGGCACCACCAAACCCCTGTACGCCGGTGCCGTCACGCTGCTCGGCCACGACGGCAAGGTGGTCACCCGCGAGGCGACCGGCCTCGCCCTCAAGTACTCCGACGGCAGCGGTACCGAACTGCCCGCCGAGCAGCAGCTCCCGATGCGCACCGACACGATCTTCGACATGGCGTCGGTCTCGAAGCTGTTCACCTCGATCGTGGTGCTGCAGCAGGTGGAGAAGGGCCGGGTCGGCCTGGACACCCCGATCGCCACCTACGTGCCGGAGTTCGCGGCGAACGGCAAGGAGACGATCACGGTTCGGCAGGCGCTGACCCACACCACCGGGCTGCCCTCGTGGTTGCCGCTGTGGAGCGGTCAGCCGGACCCCGCCTCGCGGATGCAGATGGCGCTGACGGCCAAGCCGACCAGCGCGCCCGGTACGAAGTACCTCTACAGCGACCTGAACCTCATCTCGCTGGGTGAGGTCGCCGCCCGGGTGTCGGGCAAGTCGCTCGACAAGCTCGTCGCGGACGGCATCACCAAGCCGCTGCAGATGCGCGACACCGGCTACAACCCGGACGAGAAGAAGAAGCCGCGGATCGCCGCAACGGAGTACCAGACGGCCCCGGCGCGCGGGATGGTCTGGGGCTCGGTGCACGACGAGAACGCCTGGTCGCTCGGCGGCGTCGCCGGGCACGCGGGGGTCTTCTCGACCGCGGACGACATGGCCGTGCTGGCGCAGGCGTTCCTCAACGGTGGCAGCTACCGCGGTGCGCGGATCCTCAAGACGGACTCGGTCACCGCGATGATCACCAACTTCAACCAGGGCTTCCCGGGCAACGACCACGGGCTGGGCTTCGAGCTCAACCAGCGTTGGTATATGGGCGGCCTGTCCAGTCCTCGTGCCGCGGGCCACACGGGGTACACGGGGACGTCGGTGGTGATCGACTTCGACTCACGCTCGTTCGCGATCCTGCTCACCAACCGGGTGCACCCCAGCCGCAACTGGGGCAGCAACAACCCTGCCCGCAGGGCCGTAGCGCAGGGGTTGGCATTGTCGCTGGGCGTCGGACCGCGGCATGGCAAGGATGCCTGGTTCTCCGGCACGACCGATGCGAGTACGGCCACGCTCGCGGCCAAGGTCGCGGTACCGGCAGCCGGCGCGAAGGTTTCGTTCGATCTGTTCGTCGACACCGAGGACACGGATCTGCTGTACCTGGAGGCTTCTCCGGACGGAACGACCTGGACCAAGGTGCCTTTCACCGTTCGCGATCGGGGCACCGTGGTCGACACCGACGGCACCATCAGCGGGTCCGGTGATCGGCGCTGGCACCAGGCGACCGCGGATCTCGGGGCCGGCGACCAGACGTTGCGCTGGCGCTACACCACGGACGCGCTCTACCAGGGCCGGGGCGTCTTCGTGGACGGCGTGAAGATCTCCTCGGGGCACAAGGTGCTTCTCGACGGAGAACGCTCGCCGGAGTCATTTGCCGCATCCGGTTGGAGACTTTCGCGTCGATGACCCCGCTCGGTGCTCAATCGCCGTACGGTGGCGTCATGACTTCAGTGACCTCTCCAGAACCCACGGGGCCGCTGCTGGTCCGGGTCCGCGCGGTGATGCCCGCGCTGGCCCCGGCCGAGCAGCGAGTGGCGAACGCGGTCCTCGCGGACCCGGGCGGGGTAGCGGCGATGACGATCTCCGAACTGGCCGAGGTGGCCTCCACCTCGGAGACCACCGTCATCCGGTTCTGCAAGCAGCTCGGCGTCCCCGGCTATCCGCAGCTCCGCCTGCAGTTGGCGGCCCAGTCGGCGACGGAGAACATCCGGCCGGAGGTCGGTGGTGACATCGAGCCGGGCGACTCGCTGGCCGATGTGGTCGGCAAGGTCGCCTTCGCGGACGAGAAGGCGGTCCGGGAGACCGCCCAGCAGTTAGACGTCGAGGCGCTGAGCAAGGTGGTCGCCGCGGTGGCCAAGGCGCCGCGCGTCGACCTGTACGGGACTGGTGCGAGCGCCTTCGTGGCGCTCGACCTGCAGCAGAAGCTGCACCGGATCCGCCGGGTCGCCTTCGCCTGGTCCGACGTGCACGTCGCGCTGACCAGTGCCGCGCTGCTCGGCGAAGGGGACGTCGCGATCGGCATCTCCCACACCGGTACGACGATCGAGGTCGTCGAGGCGCTGGAGGAGGCCGCCAAGCACGGCGCCACCACGGTCGCGGTGACGAACTTCCCCCGGTCGCCGCTGGCCCGGACGGCGGATCACGTGCTCACCACGGCGGCTCGCGAGACGACGTACCGGTCCGGTGCGATGTCCAGCCGGATCGCGCAGCTGATGGTGGTCGACTGTCTGTTCATCGGTGTCGCCCAGTCGGTGCTGCCGGACGCCCGCAAGGCGCTCGAGGAAACGGCCACCGCGGTCCGGGCGCACCGGCTGAAGAGTTCTGTCAATGATCAACAGAATTGAAAATCCTTCAGTAGAAAACTAACATCATCTCTGTGATCACACCCACGGAGCAGCGCAACCCCAGGACGCTAGCGATCGATGCGGTGGGGACCACCGAAATCCTGCGGATGGTGAACGCCGAGGACGCCCGGGTTGCCGGTGCGGTCAGCGCCGTCATCCCCGAGCTGGCTCGCGCGGTGGACGCTGCCGTCGAGGCCGTTCGCAACGGTGGCCGGGTGCACTACTTCGGCGCCGGCACCTCCGGCCGGCTGGCGGTTCTCGACGCCGCCGAGCTGCTGCCGACCTTCCACGCTCCCGACGACCTGGTGGTCGCTCACCATGCCGGTGGCATGGAGGCGCTGCTGCGCGCCGTCGAGAACGTCGAGGACTCCGAGGAAGGTGGTGCCGCCGACGCGGCCTCCGTCACCGGCCGCGACATCGTGATCGGGCTCGCGGCCTCCGGCAGTACGCCGTACGTCGCCGGCGCGTTGCGCGCCGCCCGGGCAGTCGGCGCGACCACGGCGCTGGTCACCTCGAACCCGTCGGCCCCGCTGGCCCCGCTGGCCGACATCGTGATCGCCGCCGACACCGGCCCCGAGGCGATCGCCGGCTCCACCCGCCTGAAGGCCGGCACGGCACAGAAGCTGATCCTGAACAGCTTCTCGACCACCCTGATGATCAAACTCGGCCGGACCTGGTCGAACCTGATGGTCGACATGGTCGCCACCAACCAGAAGCTCCGCGGCCGGATGCTGCGCATCCTCGGCGAAGCCACCGGCGCCGACCCCGACGCCTGCGCGACCGCCCTGGCTGCGGCCGACGGTGAACTCAAACCGGCCCTGGTGCACCTCCTGACCGGCTCCCCGGTCCTCGAGGCCCGGCAGGCGCTCTCCGAGGCCGGTGGCCGCGTAGCCGTGGCCCTGGGCCTCCTCAGCGCCTCTGCGTAAACCGGTCGCCGTGGGGGCGGGGCGTCCCTACAGTCGGTTGGATGAGGACAGAGCGGGTTGACCCGCGGGATTCGGCGGCGTTCGGTGAGTGGCACGACGCGTTGCTGGCCGGTACGACGGCCGGGCGGGAGTACGCCGTCTGCTGGCAGCGCGAGGAGATGCGGCTGGCGATGGTCGACGAGACGCCGTACTTCGAGCGGGAGATCTGGGCGGTCCGCGACGGCGACGGGGAGATCGCGGGAGTGGTTGCCCTCTTCCTGCCGTTGAAGGACAACACCAGCCTCGTCACGGTGGATCTGTGTGTGGTGCCGGAACGGCGGCGGGAGGGGGCCGGAACCGCGCTGGCCCGGGTGGTCGAGGAGCGGGTCGTTCATCACGGGCGCAAGATCGTGCAGGGCATGGTTCACAGTCCGCTGGACGGCGTGGCGGCCGGGGAGGGGTTCGCGCTGGCCAACGGGCTGACCTTGGGCCTCGTGGACCTGCATCGGGTGCTGGAGTTGCCGCTCGACCAGGCGTACCTCGAGGAGCTGGCGGCCGAGGTCGCCGAGCATCACCGCGACTATCGACTGGTGTCCTGGCAGAACCGTTGCCCGGACGAGCTGGTGGACGCGTACGCCGCACTGGAGGGCACCTTCCTGAGTGAGGCGCCGCTGGGCGAGCTGGAGCTGGAGGAGGAGGTCTACGACGCCGCCCGGATCCGGTTCCGGGAGAAGCAGTCGCGCGAGCAGGGCCGGCGATCCTGGGTCACCGTCGCGATCGCGCCGGACGGAGCACTGGTCGGGCAGACCGAGCTGTTCATGCCCGGCCACGACCCGCTCAACGCTTACCAGTCGGGCACCTTGGTGGCGTCCGCCCATCGTGGGCACCGGCTCGGGCTGGCGCTGAAGGTGCGCAACCACCTCGAACTGCAGCGCGACCGGACCGGCCACCGGATCATGCACACCTGGAACGCCGAGCAGAACACGGCCATGAACGCGGTCAACGAGCGGCTCGGCTACCGGCCGGTCGAGCGGTCCGGCGAGTGGCAGCGCAGAATCTGAGAAAAATTCTGCCCCGCCGATAGTGGAATAGGCCGAAAAACGCTGGCTTGAATCCCGTGCGGGGAACCCTTCGGCGCCGGGAAATCGAACGTAAAAGCTAACCGTCTAGAGCCGATCAATCGGTTTGCGATAGATCCGGGTGTTTGATTTCCTCGGGTTCCGAAACCGAGCAGCATGGCTGATCCGGGACCAAAAGAAAAGCGATCTGGGCCACGTCGCGAACGGTAGCTGGATCATCACTTTCGGTCCATAGCGGGACCGCGTAATCGTGTCGTATCGTCACGTCATCGCCAGGCCTTGGTGGGGGGCTGGTGCTCTGAATCCTTTGTGTTCAAGGCGAACTTCGGAGCTCGGATGACCATGGACGGTACTGTCGTGGTGCCCGGAACCACTATGGGTGCCCAATGGGTCGATGACGTGCTGCTGGCCGGTGCGGCCAGCGACGTGTGTTTCAGACTCCCTACTCCAATTGATCGTGGAATGCTGCGCCGGCTGGTCCGGGACAGGCAGTCCGAATTGGCGGAATCGGGTTTACGCCCAGGCGGCGCTGCCGCATTGCGTTTGCCGCCGTCAATGGCGTTCGTGACCCATTTGCTGGCGATCTGGCGCAGTGGTGGGCAGGCGATCCTGCTGGATCACCGGCTGACCGACTACGAGGTACGCCGGGCGATCGAGCGGCTGGTTCCGCAGGTGGTGGTCTCACCCGACGGGCCGGTACCGGCCGGGCTGCGCACGTTCGTCGAGGTCGAGACCGGCATCGCCAGCTACTCGGGCCACCCGGCCAACACCGCGCACGCCGTCGTCCAGCTCAGCTCGGGATCGACCGGGCCGTCGAAGGTGATCGGGCGGACCGCGGAGGACCTGGTCGAGGAGGTGCTGCGGTACACCCGGATCGACGGCGTCCCGACGCGGGGCGAGCGGGTGATCCTGCTGCCGTCGATGGTGCACGTGCTCGGACTGGTCGGCGGCCTGATGTACGGCCTGCACGCCGGCGTCGAGCTGGTGCCGCCGGCCCGGATGACCGGTGACGCCATCGTGCAGGCGATCGCGAGCGGCAGCAGCCCGGCGACCGTGCTCGGCGTGCCGTTCCACATCGGCCTGCTCGCGTCGGTCCAGGAGCCGCCGAAGCTGCCGCAGTTCCGGCGGATGACGACCGGTGGCGAGCTGGTACCGGCCGCGATCGCGGCGGCGTTCGAGGAGAAGTACGGCGCGTCACTGGGCAACATGTACGGGATGACCGAGGTCGGGGTGATCGGCACCGACCTGTTCGGCGCCCACCGGCCGTCGATCCGCCCGGCACCGGGGATCGAGGTTCGGGTCGTCGATGGAGAGCTGCAGATCAGGCGACCCGAGTCGCCGTACCTGGGGTTGTCGGACCCGAGTCGCTGGTCGGACGGCTGGCTGCACACCAAGGACGCCGGCGTCGTCGACCCGGAGACCGGTCTGGTGTCGATCAAGGGCCGCCTCGACTCACAGGTGTCGGTGGGCGGGCTGAAGGTCGACCTGACGGAGGTCGAGTACACGCTGGGCACGCTGCGTGGGGTCGAGGCGGCGGTGGTCGTCCACGACGGCGCCATCACGGCGTACCTGCAGCTGAACGAGCAGCGCGATGTGGCCCGGATCGAGTCCGATCTGGCCGAGCTGCTGGCGTCGTACAAGCGGCCGCGGTCGGTGCGGGTGCTGGCTCAGTTGCCTCGGACAACCACCGGGAAGCTGGTCCGTGACACCACGGTTCTGCGCAAGGCCGCGCCGTGATGCTCCACGATCTCGAGGGATGGGGTGCCGGCAGGCACGGCGACGGCGAGCACTCCGCCGGTTCGCAGCGCCGGCCACTGCACGGTCAGGGCCGGTTCCGAGGCGACGAGACCGCCGGTCAGCGGCATCAGCCGGCGGAGACCGGAGTTCCGCAGGCCTTTGCCCAGCGCTTTACCCACTGCTTCCTTGGCGGTCCACAGGTGCAGGAACGCCTGCAGACCGTCGGGTTGATCGGCCATCCAGGCCAGTTCGGCCGGATCGAACCAGCGCCGG encodes:
- a CDS encoding 4'-phosphopantetheinyl transferase family protein, which gives rise to MNLRPGTDLAPVHVWLAPAHRDQRRVAHELLLDLAESLLGARPVLHHDDLGRPLLPPLWVSVSHTPDLVAVAAGQQGPVGVDVENQHAREVATMARRWFDPAELAWMADQPDGLQAFLHLWTAKEAVGKALGKGLRNSGLRRLMPLTGGLVASEPALTVQWPALRTGGVLAVAVPAGTPSLEIVEHHGAALRRTVVSRTSFPVVVRGN
- a CDS encoding GNAT family N-acetyltransferase translates to MRTERVDPRDSAAFGEWHDALLAGTTAGREYAVCWQREEMRLAMVDETPYFEREIWAVRDGDGEIAGVVALFLPLKDNTSLVTVDLCVVPERRREGAGTALARVVEERVVHHGRKIVQGMVHSPLDGVAAGEGFALANGLTLGLVDLHRVLELPLDQAYLEELAAEVAEHHRDYRLVSWQNRCPDELVDAYAALEGTFLSEAPLGELELEEEVYDAARIRFREKQSREQGRRSWVTVAIAPDGALVGQTELFMPGHDPLNAYQSGTLVASAHRGHRLGLALKVRNHLELQRDRTGHRIMHTWNAEQNTAMNAVNERLGYRPVERSGEWQRRI
- a CDS encoding MurR/RpiR family transcriptional regulator; this translates as MTSVTSPEPTGPLLVRVRAVMPALAPAEQRVANAVLADPGGVAAMTISELAEVASTSETTVIRFCKQLGVPGYPQLRLQLAAQSATENIRPEVGGDIEPGDSLADVVGKVAFADEKAVRETAQQLDVEALSKVVAAVAKAPRVDLYGTGASAFVALDLQQKLHRIRRVAFAWSDVHVALTSAALLGEGDVAIGISHTGTTIEVVEALEEAAKHGATTVAVTNFPRSPLARTADHVLTTAARETTYRSGAMSSRIAQLMVVDCLFIGVAQSVLPDARKALEETATAVRAHRLKSSVNDQQN
- the murQ gene encoding N-acetylmuramic acid 6-phosphate etherase, with product MITPTEQRNPRTLAIDAVGTTEILRMVNAEDARVAGAVSAVIPELARAVDAAVEAVRNGGRVHYFGAGTSGRLAVLDAAELLPTFHAPDDLVVAHHAGGMEALLRAVENVEDSEEGGAADAASVTGRDIVIGLAASGSTPYVAGALRAARAVGATTALVTSNPSAPLAPLADIVIAADTGPEAIAGSTRLKAGTAQKLILNSFSTTLMIKLGRTWSNLMVDMVATNQKLRGRMLRILGEATGADPDACATALAAADGELKPALVHLLTGSPVLEARQALSEAGGRVAVALGLLSASA
- a CDS encoding serine hydrolase domain-containing protein is translated as MATPAVAESNKFSGRFDRPYDGYAPKSTMLRASTPAKAGLDPAPIDAALAQVEGWTRPAGTTKPLYAGAVTLLGHDGKVVTREATGLALKYSDGSGTELPAEQQLPMRTDTIFDMASVSKLFTSIVVLQQVEKGRVGLDTPIATYVPEFAANGKETITVRQALTHTTGLPSWLPLWSGQPDPASRMQMALTAKPTSAPGTKYLYSDLNLISLGEVAARVSGKSLDKLVADGITKPLQMRDTGYNPDEKKKPRIAATEYQTAPARGMVWGSVHDENAWSLGGVAGHAGVFSTADDMAVLAQAFLNGGSYRGARILKTDSVTAMITNFNQGFPGNDHGLGFELNQRWYMGGLSSPRAAGHTGYTGTSVVIDFDSRSFAILLTNRVHPSRNWGSNNPARRAVAQGLALSLGVGPRHGKDAWFSGTTDASTATLAAKVAVPAAGAKVSFDLFVDTEDTDLLYLEASPDGTTWTKVPFTVRDRGTVVDTDGTISGSGDRRWHQATADLGAGDQTLRWRYTTDALYQGRGVFVDGVKISSGHKVLLDGERSPESFAASGWRLSRR
- a CDS encoding class I adenylate-forming enzyme family protein, whose translation is MLRRLVRDRQSELAESGLRPGGAAALRLPPSMAFVTHLLAIWRSGGQAILLDHRLTDYEVRRAIERLVPQVVVSPDGPVPAGLRTFVEVETGIASYSGHPANTAHAVVQLSSGSTGPSKVIGRTAEDLVEEVLRYTRIDGVPTRGERVILLPSMVHVLGLVGGLMYGLHAGVELVPPARMTGDAIVQAIASGSSPATVLGVPFHIGLLASVQEPPKLPQFRRMTTGGELVPAAIAAAFEEKYGASLGNMYGMTEVGVIGTDLFGAHRPSIRPAPGIEVRVVDGELQIRRPESPYLGLSDPSRWSDGWLHTKDAGVVDPETGLVSIKGRLDSQVSVGGLKVDLTEVEYTLGTLRGVEAAVVVHDGAITAYLQLNEQRDVARIESDLAELLASYKRPRSVRVLAQLPRTTTGKLVRDTTVLRKAAP